One genomic window of Haloarcula limicola includes the following:
- the corA gene encoding magnesium/cobalt transporter CorA — MISALVYADREAVAYDDLTAARRAVGTTWVHVADADDEEIDAVAAAFDLHRLAIDDLRNGVRAKTEEFADHTFVLLKSVTLTPGETTFEKEVATSPVGIFIGRDWVVTLSPGRVAAVQRVMDAAERGDERLLHRGPDFTASRVADVIVDAYFDLLDDVETDIEEIEEEVLVSTDIETLEKINDVRRDLLSFRKQVWPAREAVGTLARGDPPQVQQQTEKYFRDIHDHLVQIVDLTETYRDLVAGARDIYLNTLSQSTNEVMKVLTVVATIFIPLTFVVGVYGMNFAGGPYNMPELGWTYAYPATILGMALMTALMLVHFRRRGYL, encoded by the coding sequence GTGATCTCCGCGCTGGTCTACGCCGACCGGGAGGCCGTGGCCTACGACGACCTGACCGCCGCCCGCCGCGCCGTCGGGACGACGTGGGTCCACGTCGCCGACGCCGACGACGAGGAGATCGACGCCGTCGCCGCGGCCTTCGACCTCCACCGCCTCGCTATCGACGACCTCCGCAACGGCGTCAGGGCCAAGACCGAGGAGTTCGCCGACCACACGTTCGTCCTCCTCAAGAGCGTCACGCTCACGCCCGGCGAGACGACCTTCGAGAAGGAGGTCGCGACCAGCCCCGTCGGTATCTTCATCGGTCGGGACTGGGTCGTCACTCTCTCACCGGGCCGAGTCGCCGCGGTCCAGCGCGTGATGGACGCCGCCGAGCGCGGCGACGAACGCCTGCTCCATCGGGGGCCGGACTTCACCGCCTCCCGCGTCGCCGATGTCATCGTGGACGCTTACTTCGATCTACTCGACGACGTCGAGACCGACATCGAGGAGATAGAGGAGGAAGTGCTCGTCTCGACGGACATCGAGACGCTGGAGAAGATCAACGACGTGCGCCGGGACCTGCTCTCTTTCCGTAAGCAGGTCTGGCCGGCGCGCGAGGCCGTCGGGACCCTCGCTCGGGGGGACCCGCCACAGGTCCAGCAACAGACGGAGAAGTACTTCCGCGACATCCACGACCACCTCGTCCAGATCGTGGACCTGACCGAGACGTACCGCGATCTGGTCGCGGGCGCACGCGACATCTACCTCAACACGCTCTCGCAGTCGACCAACGAGGTGATGAAGGTCCTCACCGTCGTCGCCACGATATTCATCCCGCTGACCTTCGTCGTCGGCGTCTACGGGATGAACTTCGCCGGCGGTCCGTACAACATGCCGGAGTTGGGCTGGACGTACGCCTATCCGGCGACGATACTCGGGATGGCGCTGATGACCGCCCTCATGCTCGTTCACTTTCGCCGTCGGGGTTACCTATAA
- a CDS encoding 50S ribosomal protein L10, whose protein sequence is MSAESERKTETIPQWKEEEVDAIAEMLESYESVGVVDITGIPSRQLQDMRRDLHGTAELRVSRNTLLVRALEEVDDGLEELTEYVTGQVGLIGTDSNPFSLYQELEASKTPAPIGAGEVAPNDIVIPEGDTGVDPGPFVGELQSIGADARIQEGSIQVLSDSTVLETGEEVSQDLANVLNELGIEPKEVGLDLRAVYADGVRFEPDELELDVEEYESDIKAAVSGAFNLSVNAEYPTSTTVTTMLQTARGEAKSLALAAAIEDPEVVPDLVSKADAQVRALAAQIDDEEALPEELQELETAPATEEQADDHDDTASEDDAEADSESEADEAEDDDDDDEDAGDALGAMF, encoded by the coding sequence ATGAGTGCCGAGAGCGAACGAAAGACCGAGACCATCCCGCAGTGGAAGGAAGAGGAAGTCGACGCGATCGCCGAGATGCTCGAGTCCTACGAGAGCGTCGGCGTCGTCGACATCACCGGAATTCCCTCGCGACAGCTCCAGGACATGCGCCGTGACCTCCACGGCACCGCGGAGCTCCGCGTCTCCCGAAACACGCTGCTCGTGCGCGCGCTCGAGGAGGTCGACGACGGCCTCGAAGAGCTGACCGAGTACGTCACCGGACAGGTCGGTCTCATCGGGACGGACAGCAACCCGTTCTCGCTGTACCAGGAACTCGAAGCGTCGAAGACGCCCGCACCCATCGGTGCCGGTGAGGTCGCCCCGAACGACATCGTCATCCCCGAGGGTGACACCGGCGTGGACCCGGGCCCGTTCGTCGGCGAGCTCCAGAGCATCGGCGCGGACGCTCGGATCCAGGAGGGCTCGATTCAGGTCCTCTCCGATTCGACCGTCCTCGAGACGGGCGAAGAGGTCTCGCAGGACCTCGCCAACGTCCTCAACGAGCTGGGCATCGAACCCAAGGAGGTCGGTCTCGACCTGCGCGCCGTCTACGCCGACGGCGTCCGCTTCGAGCCGGACGAACTGGAACTCGACGTCGAGGAGTACGAGAGCGACATCAAGGCGGCCGTCAGCGGGGCGTTCAACCTCTCGGTCAACGCCGAGTACCCCACGTCGACGACCGTCACGACCATGCTGCAGACGGCCCGTGGCGAAGCCAAGAGCCTCGCGCTCGCGGCCGCCATCGAGGACCCCGAGGTCGTCCCCGACCTCGTGAGCAAGGCCGACGCGCAGGTCCGTGCGCTCGCCGCACAGATCGACGACGAGGAGGCCCTGCCGGAGGAACTCCAGGAGCTGGAGACCGCCCCGGCGACGGAAGAACAGGCTGATGACCACGACGACACCGCTTCTGAGGACGACGCCGAAGCCGATTCCGAGTCCGAAGCCGACGAGGCCGAGGACGACGATGACGACGACGAAGACGCCGGCGACGCGCTCGGAGCGATGTTCTAA
- a CDS encoding 50S ribosomal protein L1, producing the protein MADQEIENAVSRALEDAPERNFRETVDLAINLRDLDLNNPSNRVDESVVLPSGTGQETTIVVFAEGETALRAEEVADDVLDQNDLEELGGDDDAAKDLADDTDFFIAETDLMQDIGRYLGTVLGPRGKMPEPLDPDDDVVEVVNRMKNTVQLRSGERRTFHTRVGAEDMSAEDIADNIDVILRRLHADLEKGPLNIDSVFVKTTMGPAMEVA; encoded by the coding sequence ATGGCAGACCAGGAAATAGAGAACGCAGTCTCTCGCGCACTCGAGGACGCACCTGAGCGGAACTTCCGCGAGACGGTCGACCTCGCTATCAACTTGCGCGACCTTGACCTCAACAACCCGTCGAATCGTGTCGACGAGTCTGTCGTCCTTCCTTCCGGCACCGGACAGGAGACCACCATCGTGGTCTTCGCAGAGGGCGAGACCGCCCTCCGTGCCGAGGAGGTCGCAGACGACGTACTCGACCAGAACGACCTCGAGGAACTGGGTGGCGACGACGACGCCGCCAAGGACCTCGCCGATGACACCGACTTCTTCATCGCGGAGACAGACCTGATGCAGGACATCGGTCGCTACCTCGGCACCGTGCTGGGACCGCGCGGGAAGATGCCGGAACCGCTCGACCCCGACGACGACGTCGTCGAGGTCGTCAACCGCATGAAAAACACCGTACAGCTCCGCAGCGGGGAGCGACGGACGTTCCACACCCGCGTCGGTGCCGAGGACATGTCGGCCGAGGACATCGCCGACAACATCGACGTCATCCTGCGGCGCTTGCACGCCGACCTCGAGAAGGGGCCGCTCAACATCGACTCCGTCTTCGTGAAGACGACGATGGGCCCCGCCATGGAGGTGGCCTGA
- the cysS gene encoding cysteine--tRNA ligase, with protein sequence MTLRVTNTLTGETEPFEPRDPDSVLLYYCGLTTSDPPHLGHARGWVHVDVMCRWLEWLGYDVHHVENFTDVNEKIVARVGEDGDSEESVARHYVRQVIEDMRSLNLDRAEVYPRVSEHIPEIIGLVERLVEGGHAYEADGSVYFDVTSFEGYGKLSNQSVDEIESQGEDAESEKRHPADFALWKGGGVAPEDIEEHQHPEAAPAEEACETAQTWDSPWGEGRPGWHIECSAMSMTHLDETIDIHVGGQDLVFPHHENEVAQSEAATGQRFADYWLHVRLLETKGEKMSSSLGNFFTVGAAVDEFGPDVLRTFLLSTAYTSRATYSEETIAEAEERWDRLRRGYERAVEACDDVDAYAKVEDEGLRDAVDSVRDDFEAAMNDDFNTREATTALLDLTSAVNTHVDGTDEYDYRALREAIETFEEFGGGILGLSFGDAGGESDVTLAGDIVELVLDVRERERDAGNYERADELRDELEALGVEVQDTDDGPSYRL encoded by the coding sequence ATGACGCTGCGCGTGACGAACACGCTGACCGGCGAGACAGAGCCGTTCGAGCCGCGCGACCCCGACTCCGTCCTGCTCTACTACTGCGGCCTCACGACCTCTGACCCGCCGCATCTGGGCCACGCCCGCGGGTGGGTCCACGTCGACGTGATGTGTCGCTGGCTGGAGTGGCTGGGGTACGACGTCCACCACGTCGAGAACTTCACCGACGTCAACGAGAAGATCGTCGCCCGCGTCGGCGAGGACGGCGACAGCGAGGAGAGCGTCGCTCGACACTACGTCCGGCAGGTCATCGAGGACATGCGCTCGCTGAATCTCGACCGCGCGGAGGTCTACCCCCGCGTCTCTGAGCACATCCCCGAGATCATCGGCCTCGTCGAGCGACTCGTCGAGGGCGGCCACGCCTACGAGGCCGACGGCTCGGTGTACTTCGACGTGACGAGTTTCGAGGGGTACGGGAAGCTATCGAACCAGTCCGTCGACGAGATAGAGTCGCAGGGCGAAGACGCCGAATCGGAGAAGCGCCACCCCGCGGACTTCGCGCTCTGGAAGGGCGGCGGCGTCGCGCCGGAGGACATCGAGGAGCACCAGCACCCGGAGGCCGCGCCCGCCGAAGAGGCCTGCGAGACCGCTCAGACGTGGGACTCGCCGTGGGGCGAGGGCCGACCGGGCTGGCACATCGAGTGTTCGGCGATGTCGATGACGCACTTAGACGAGACCATCGACATTCACGTCGGCGGACAGGACCTCGTCTTCCCGCACCACGAGAACGAGGTGGCACAGAGCGAAGCGGCGACCGGCCAACGCTTCGCCGACTACTGGCTGCACGTTCGACTGCTGGAGACGAAAGGCGAGAAGATGTCCTCCTCGCTGGGGAACTTCTTCACCGTCGGCGCGGCCGTCGACGAGTTCGGTCCCGACGTGCTCCGGACCTTCCTCCTCTCGACGGCGTACACCTCGCGGGCGACCTACAGCGAGGAGACCATCGCCGAGGCCGAGGAGCGCTGGGACCGCCTCCGGCGCGGTTACGAGCGAGCGGTCGAGGCCTGCGACGACGTCGACGCCTACGCGAAAGTCGAAGACGAGGGGCTCCGCGACGCCGTCGACTCGGTCCGCGACGACTTCGAGGCGGCGATGAACGACGACTTCAACACGCGCGAGGCGACGACCGCGCTGCTGGACCTGACGAGCGCGGTCAACACGCACGTCGACGGGACCGACGAGTACGACTACCGCGCGCTTCGGGAGGCGATCGAGACGTTCGAGGAGTTCGGCGGGGGGATTCTCGGCCTCTCCTTCGGCGACGCGGGCGGGGAAAGCGACGTGACGCTCGCCGGCGATATCGTCGAACTCGTCCTCGACGTGCGCGAACGGGAACGGGACGCCGGCAACTACGAGCGGGCCGACGAGCTGCGCGACGAACTCGAAGCGCTCGGCGTGGAGGTACAGGACACCGACGACGGCCCGAGCTATCGACTCTGA
- a CDS encoding 50S ribosomal protein L11, with amino-acid sequence MAGTIEVLVPGGQANPGPPLGPELGPTPVDVQAVVQEINDQTEAFDGTEVPVTVDYDDDGSFSIEVGVPPTAELIKDEAGFETGSGEPQENFVADLSADQIRQIAEQKQSDLLAYDLKNAAKEVVGTCTSLGVTIEGNNPREFKKRIDEGEYDDVFAEEAAA; translated from the coding sequence ATGGCTGGAACTATCGAAGTGCTCGTCCCCGGTGGGCAGGCCAACCCTGGCCCGCCTCTCGGTCCCGAACTGGGACCGACGCCTGTGGACGTGCAGGCAGTCGTTCAGGAGATCAACGACCAGACCGAAGCGTTCGACGGCACCGAAGTCCCCGTCACCGTCGACTACGACGACGACGGCTCGTTCAGCATCGAGGTCGGCGTCCCCCCGACGGCCGAACTCATCAAGGACGAGGCCGGCTTCGAGACGGGCAGCGGCGAACCCCAGGAGAACTTCGTCGCCGACCTCTCGGCCGACCAGATCAGACAGATCGCAGAGCAGAAGCAGTCCGACCTGCTGGCCTACGACCTGAAGAACGCCGCGAAGGAAGTCGTCGGTACCTGTACCTCGCTCGGCGTCACCATCGAGGGGAACAACCCCCGCGAGTTCAAGAAGCGAATCGACGAGGGCGAGTACGACGACGTGTTTGCTGAAGAAGCCGCAGCGTAG
- a CDS encoding DUF7523 family protein yields MSLAAATRDAVRERPFLYDALRAGVVNYTAAARTLDVAGETDAVATALRRFAEELPDDPVHDSEARVAMRSGLGRTDDADDDETSPLLVVGDAAFADGAGSLTGIVASGDLSPTALADVLGRLRAAEVPVEAAAVGDATLAVVVERRHGPDALRITEDAVGR; encoded by the coding sequence ATGTCACTCGCCGCCGCCACGCGCGACGCCGTCCGCGAGCGCCCGTTCCTCTACGACGCGCTCCGAGCGGGCGTCGTCAACTACACCGCCGCCGCTCGAACACTCGACGTGGCGGGGGAGACCGACGCCGTCGCCACCGCGTTGCGCCGCTTCGCCGAGGAGCTCCCCGACGACCCGGTTCACGACAGCGAGGCCCGCGTCGCGATGCGAAGCGGATTGGGACGAACTGACGACGCGGACGACGACGAGACCTCGCCGCTGCTCGTCGTCGGCGACGCGGCGTTCGCCGACGGAGCCGGGTCGCTGACGGGCATCGTCGCCAGCGGCGACCTCTCCCCGACCGCGCTGGCCGACGTTCTCGGGCGGCTGCGGGCCGCAGAGGTGCCCGTCGAGGCGGCCGCCGTCGGCGACGCCACGCTCGCCGTGGTCGTCGAACGCCGCCACGGTCCGGACGCGCTCAGAATCACCGAGGACGCCGTCGGTCGGTGA
- a CDS encoding DR2241 family protein, with protein sequence MDESHVEAFADAASDGVAFDGIEARVEGDSYAVEAADGSATVVATEEFADVAAEYDEYVTNWYFWHATAPQAQARWAFLRWVEGADSTPVPERYDRLREGLTTTWGQLAITVSLTGGGDRVYELRHEDDQAEIDRGEALALDTYEDPLDARELAKHDDDGQYRPLKTAPTLQTGWEFAALGPADLVEAVHAFYPATVQNWYREREGEFDVNHWHETVERQTGIYGVVQTWDRGEGHEHVDWVAEACCDDSQCLKRREWEYDEETALDPGGNQTDEGEFPCREPCSLVISAARKWTKLEGEESRTYEFELTPSEKEQVEEIIDAVADGRTADVREADIYDGANRYRTRFLRAKRFDDEGNLSGIETDD encoded by the coding sequence ATGGACGAGTCTCACGTCGAGGCGTTCGCCGACGCCGCGTCGGACGGCGTCGCGTTCGACGGCATCGAGGCGCGGGTGGAGGGCGACAGCTACGCCGTCGAGGCCGCCGACGGGTCGGCGACGGTCGTCGCCACCGAGGAGTTCGCCGACGTGGCCGCGGAGTACGACGAGTACGTCACGAACTGGTACTTCTGGCACGCGACGGCTCCGCAGGCCCAGGCTCGCTGGGCGTTCCTCCGGTGGGTCGAGGGGGCGGACTCGACGCCGGTCCCCGAGCGATACGACCGCTTGCGGGAGGGGCTGACGACGACGTGGGGTCAGTTGGCGATCACCGTTTCGCTGACCGGGGGCGGCGACCGGGTCTACGAACTCCGTCACGAGGACGACCAGGCCGAGATCGACCGCGGTGAAGCTCTCGCGCTCGACACCTACGAGGACCCGCTCGACGCCCGCGAACTCGCCAAGCACGACGACGACGGACAGTACCGCCCGCTCAAGACCGCGCCCACCCTCCAGACGGGATGGGAGTTCGCCGCACTCGGCCCAGCCGACCTCGTCGAGGCGGTCCACGCCTTCTACCCGGCGACGGTCCAGAACTGGTATCGGGAGCGCGAGGGCGAGTTCGACGTGAACCACTGGCACGAGACCGTCGAGCGCCAGACCGGCATCTACGGCGTGGTACAGACGTGGGACCGCGGCGAGGGCCACGAACACGTCGACTGGGTCGCGGAGGCCTGCTGTGACGACTCCCAGTGCCTGAAGCGCCGCGAGTGGGAGTACGACGAGGAGACGGCGCTCGACCCCGGGGGCAACCAGACCGACGAGGGCGAATTCCCCTGCCGCGAACCCTGCTCGCTCGTCATCTCCGCCGCGCGCAAGTGGACGAAACTCGAAGGCGAGGAGTCCCGGACCTACGAGTTCGAACTGACGCCCAGCGAGAAGGAACAGGTCGAGGAGATCATCGACGCCGTGGCCGACGGCCGTACGGCGGACGTCAGGGAGGCGGACATCTACGACGGCGCGAACCGCTATCGGACGCGGTTCCTCCGAGCGAAACGGTTCGACGACGAGGGCAACCTCTCGGGGATCGAAACCGACGACTGA
- a CDS encoding tripartite tricarboxylate transporter permease, giving the protein MLPVRLTADPLSVAGLLVAVVGGVCLGTLSGLVPGLHANTLALLLAATAGEVPGPRLYVGAAMLAAGVTHTFLDVVPALALGVPDPAMAAGALPSHRLVIEGRGREALRLSALGSGGAVLLAVPLAVPVTAVMTRLYPLVSANLSLVLGGIAALLVLTERGLGRRVGAVLSLAASGALGLALLDAPVSGALPVSDVLVPLFSGLFGAPVLLSAIEGDGVPPQADARVTTPPRAIALLATVGTLCGAAVGYLPGVSSAVAATLALGLTTSRGPRAFVVTTSGVNTATAVFALFALVAFGDPRTGVLVALDRAAVPLALPSLLTAVAVAGVAGALLVPVLGDRYLRTVGRLDPTWLSVSVLAGLVCLSAVFAGAVGVGAFGAATLVGHLPPRSGCRRATLMGVLLVPIAL; this is encoded by the coding sequence ATGCTCCCGGTCAGGCTGACGGCGGACCCGCTCTCGGTCGCCGGGTTGCTGGTCGCCGTCGTCGGCGGCGTCTGCCTCGGCACGCTGAGCGGGCTCGTGCCGGGGTTGCACGCCAACACGCTCGCACTGTTGCTCGCGGCGACAGCCGGAGAGGTCCCCGGTCCCCGCCTCTACGTCGGCGCGGCGATGCTCGCCGCCGGGGTGACACACACGTTTCTCGACGTGGTTCCGGCGCTGGCGCTCGGCGTCCCCGATCCGGCGATGGCCGCCGGTGCGCTGCCGAGCCATCGATTGGTCATCGAGGGTCGCGGCCGCGAGGCGCTTCGCCTGTCCGCGCTGGGGAGCGGCGGCGCGGTCCTCCTGGCGGTGCCACTCGCCGTTCCCGTGACCGCGGTGATGACGCGGCTCTACCCGCTGGTCTCGGCGAACCTATCGCTGGTGCTGGGCGGAATCGCGGCGCTACTGGTGCTCACCGAACGCGGACTCGGGCGGCGGGTCGGAGCGGTGCTCTCGCTCGCGGCCAGCGGTGCGCTCGGACTCGCGCTGCTCGACGCTCCGGTGTCGGGCGCGTTGCCCGTCTCGGACGTCCTCGTCCCGCTGTTCTCCGGGTTGTTCGGCGCGCCCGTGTTACTCTCGGCGATCGAGGGCGACGGCGTGCCACCGCAGGCCGACGCGCGAGTGACGACGCCACCGCGGGCGATCGCGCTGTTGGCCACCGTCGGGACGCTCTGCGGGGCCGCCGTCGGCTATCTCCCGGGCGTCTCCAGCGCCGTCGCGGCGACGCTGGCGCTGGGTCTGACGACCAGTCGCGGGCCGCGAGCGTTCGTCGTCACCACGAGCGGCGTGAACACGGCGACGGCGGTGTTCGCGCTGTTCGCGCTGGTCGCCTTCGGCGATCCTCGGACGGGCGTGCTGGTCGCGCTGGACCGCGCCGCGGTCCCGCTCGCGCTCCCCTCGTTGTTGACCGCCGTCGCCGTCGCGGGGGTGGCCGGCGCACTGCTGGTGCCCGTACTCGGTGACCGCTACCTGCGGACGGTCGGCCGGCTAGATCCGACGTGGCTCTCGGTGTCGGTCCTCGCCGGCCTCGTCTGCCTCTCGGCGGTGTTCGCCGGGGCGGTCGGCGTCGGCGCGTTCGGCGCGGCGACGCTCGTCGGTCACCTGCCGCCGCGCTCTGGCTGTCGGCGAGCGACCCTGATGGGCGTGCTCCTCGTTCCCATCGCTTTATAG
- a CDS encoding OBG GTPase family GTP-binding protein: protein MGLDEEIQELEEEIASTPYNKSTEAHIGRLKSKLAEKKEKLEQQSGSGGGGGYAVEKHGDATVALVGFPSVGKSTLLNALTNAESETGSYEFTTLDVHPGMLKYKGANIQLLDVPGLIEGAAGGRGGGKEVLSVVRTADLVVFLVSVFEIEQYDRLREELYKNDIRLDTEPPRVTIRKKAKDGISVNSSVDLDLDDETIKSVLREHGYVNANVTVGEQVDIDRLIDGVMDNREYVPSIVTINKADLIEPDYLSTVNAELEERDIDPEEAIFISAEEEKGLDGLTERIWQELGLIRIYMDKPGRGVDREEPLILRRGDTVDDACEKLGGSFDERFRFARVSGPSAKHDEQQVGRDHELADEDVLRIVARK from the coding sequence ATGGGGCTCGACGAGGAGATACAGGAACTCGAGGAAGAAATCGCCAGTACGCCCTACAACAAGTCCACAGAGGCCCATATCGGCCGACTGAAGTCGAAGCTCGCGGAGAAGAAAGAGAAGTTGGAACAGCAGTCCGGATCCGGCGGTGGCGGCGGCTACGCCGTCGAAAAGCACGGCGACGCGACCGTCGCGCTGGTCGGGTTCCCGAGCGTCGGGAAGTCCACGCTGTTGAACGCGCTGACGAACGCCGAGTCCGAGACTGGGTCCTACGAGTTCACGACGCTCGACGTCCACCCCGGGATGTTGAAGTACAAAGGCGCGAACATCCAGCTTCTCGACGTTCCGGGGCTCATCGAAGGGGCGGCCGGCGGGCGCGGCGGCGGGAAGGAGGTGCTGTCGGTCGTCCGCACCGCCGACCTCGTCGTCTTCCTCGTCTCCGTCTTCGAGATCGAGCAGTACGACCGCCTGCGAGAGGAGCTGTACAAGAACGACATCCGCCTCGACACCGAGCCGCCACGCGTGACGATTCGGAAGAAAGCCAAAGACGGCATCTCGGTCAACAGCTCCGTCGACCTCGACCTCGATGACGAGACGATAAAGAGCGTCCTCCGCGAACACGGCTACGTCAACGCGAACGTCACCGTCGGCGAACAGGTGGATATAGACCGCCTCATCGACGGCGTGATGGACAACCGCGAGTACGTCCCGTCGATCGTCACCATCAATAAGGCCGACCTCATCGAGCCGGACTACCTCTCGACGGTAAACGCGGAGCTAGAGGAGAGAGACATCGACCCCGAGGAGGCCATCTTCATCAGCGCCGAAGAGGAGAAGGGTCTCGACGGGCTGACCGAGCGAATCTGGCAGGAACTCGGTCTCATCCGGATCTACATGGACAAGCCGGGCCGAGGCGTCGACAGAGAGGAACCGCTCATCCTCCGTCGAGGCGATACGGTCGACGACGCCTGCGAGAAGCTGGGTGGGAGCTTCGACGAGCGATTCCGCTTCGCCCGCGTCTCCGGTCCGAGCGCGAAGCACGACGAGCAACAGGTCGGCCGCGACCACGAACTGGCCGACGAGGACGTCCTCCGGATCGTCGCTCGGAAGTAG
- a CDS encoding CbiX/SirB N-terminal domain-containing protein — MRQALVIAAHGSHLNAESSAPTFTHADTIRATGAFDEVRETFWKEEPSFREGLRTVDAEEVYLVPLFVSEGYFTEQVIPREFRLEEWDPELWDSDGTSATHATLTAGDTGQTVHYCGPVGTHDSMSDVIVQRAESVTGDPDVGEGFGLAVVGHGTERNENSAKAIEYHADRIRGMDRFDEVEALFMDEDPEVDDVTEFFESDDIVVVPLFIADGYHTQEDIPEDMGLTDDYRTGWETPAEVDGHRIWYSGAVGTEPLMADVLLEQAADAGADVRAAIERVREETRERVASGD, encoded by the coding sequence ATGAGACAGGCACTCGTCATCGCGGCTCACGGCTCGCATCTGAACGCCGAGTCGAGCGCGCCGACGTTCACGCACGCCGACACGATCCGCGCCACGGGCGCGTTCGACGAGGTCCGCGAGACGTTCTGGAAGGAGGAGCCGTCCTTCCGCGAGGGGCTTCGCACCGTCGACGCCGAGGAGGTGTATCTCGTTCCGCTGTTCGTCTCGGAGGGGTACTTCACCGAGCAGGTCATCCCCCGGGAGTTCCGCCTGGAGGAGTGGGACCCGGAGCTGTGGGACTCCGACGGCACCAGCGCCACGCACGCGACGCTCACCGCCGGGGACACCGGCCAGACGGTCCACTACTGCGGCCCGGTCGGTACCCACGACTCGATGAGCGACGTCATCGTCCAGCGGGCGGAGTCGGTCACCGGCGACCCCGACGTGGGCGAGGGGTTCGGCCTCGCGGTCGTCGGCCACGGCACCGAGCGCAACGAGAACTCGGCGAAGGCCATCGAGTACCACGCCGACCGCATCCGCGGGATGGACCGCTTCGACGAGGTGGAGGCGCTGTTCATGGACGAGGACCCCGAGGTCGACGACGTGACGGAGTTCTTCGAGAGCGACGATATCGTCGTCGTCCCGCTGTTCATCGCCGACGGCTACCACACGCAGGAAGACATTCCCGAGGACATGGGCCTCACCGACGACTACCGGACCGGGTGGGAGACGCCCGCCGAGGTCGACGGCCACCGCATCTGGTACTCGGGGGCCGTCGGGACCGAGCCGCTGATGGCCGACGTGTTGCTCGAACAGGCCGCCGACGCCGGGGCCGACGTGCGCGCGGCCATCGAACGAGTCCGCGAGGAGACCAGAGAGCGCGTCGCGAGCGGCGACTGA
- a CDS encoding DUF6517 family protein, translating into MRKPLLGVLVALLVVSSGCVGLITGETVAFESAPTSVDDSVLESTGYELTNSTEQNVTRTVEFAGQERTIRVVSHVDQYRRGIDFGPLGTVQLSRFVVVSTPNAEVAGQSLNPAASWSNREVVAQVAARAGGVRDIQFESNRTTQSLGEARQVSTFSGVMTVFGQDVDVLMHAASFEHEGDVIVVFAVHPDEIDEQARVDTMLRGLEHEGN; encoded by the coding sequence ATGCGCAAACCGCTACTGGGTGTCCTCGTCGCCCTCCTCGTCGTCTCCTCCGGATGCGTCGGCCTCATCACGGGCGAGACCGTCGCGTTCGAGTCCGCGCCGACCAGCGTCGACGACAGCGTCCTGGAATCGACGGGGTACGAACTGACCAACTCGACCGAACAGAACGTCACTCGAACCGTCGAGTTCGCGGGACAGGAGCGGACGATCCGCGTCGTCAGCCACGTCGACCAGTACCGTCGCGGCATCGACTTCGGCCCGCTCGGGACGGTACAGCTATCCCGCTTTGTCGTCGTCTCGACGCCCAACGCCGAGGTGGCCGGGCAGAGCCTCAACCCCGCCGCTAGCTGGTCGAACCGAGAGGTCGTCGCACAGGTGGCCGCTCGCGCCGGCGGCGTCCGGGACATCCAGTTCGAGAGCAATCGCACTACGCAGTCGCTCGGCGAGGCCCGACAGGTCAGCACGTTCTCGGGAGTGATGACCGTCTTCGGGCAGGACGTCGACGTCCTGATGCACGCGGCCTCCTTCGAGCACGAGGGCGACGTCATCGTCGTGTTCGCGGTCCATCCAGACGAGATAGACGAGCAGGCCCGCGTCGATACGATGCTTCGGGGCCTGGAACACGAGGGGAACTGA
- the rpl12p gene encoding 50S ribosomal protein P1: MEYVYAALILNESGEEINEDNLTDVLDAAGVDVEESRVKALVAALEDVDIEEAVEEAAAAPVAAGGAAGGAPAGGDEDADEADDEAEEEEAADEDDGDDDEDDEASGEGLGELFG; this comes from the coding sequence ATGGAATACGTTTACGCTGCACTCATCCTGAACGAATCGGGCGAAGAGATCAACGAAGACAACCTCACCGACGTGCTCGACGCCGCCGGCGTCGACGTCGAGGAGTCCCGCGTCAAGGCGCTCGTCGCGGCCCTCGAGGACGTCGACATCGAGGAGGCCGTCGAGGAGGCCGCTGCCGCACCCGTCGCCGCTGGCGGCGCTGCCGGCGGCGCACCTGCCGGTGGCGACGAGGACGCCGACGAGGCCGACGACGAGGCCGAAGAAGAGGAAGCCGCCGACGAAGACGACGGCGACGACGACGAGGACGACGAGGCCAGCGGCGAGGGCCTCGGCGAGCTCTTCGGCTAA